Proteins encoded by one window of Shewanella avicenniae:
- a CDS encoding ZIP family metal transporter → MTYLIASCIALLFGPVCYRFLSNGSGLHKGLDGFIFVSLGGLVLIHILPELLEHGGILAIAFVVLGLWGPTASEKLFHRYSDLTHKLTLIFGISGLLLHTITDGGALVLAQQGQGTALLALGVILHRLPVGLAIWYLLTPQAGRRWAIVVLGLMILLTTFGYVAGEQLLNHLSLDNTVYLQAFVTGSILHVVMHQPHADTPLDSTSRYELHAGIGSLLGIGLLALLLFTENDAAGHHHHEHNDLFDWLLSLAPALLLMFVLAACRRVIGFSKSRQTGWLRQMLRQAAPEMWIFAILLLGPAYGMILLLFSMINAWLISFNQPQSGDVAASSANLMSDVERCAPWILLSLLLANLIGHPSLPLSADWAQVLLLIAIFSLLPFSVPGAIVLAMGLGSSEWSAPAVVFCLLAPLIRGQISMKVAYWKIATASALSLAALVIVHFWQPPTVQVLHYPQPVEFAALIATALLFAIGLLRLGPRKFLGRLKPNMPALAGHHHQHAHSSHQHEHSHHHQHSEHHH, encoded by the coding sequence ATGACCTATCTGATCGCCAGTTGTATCGCCCTTTTATTTGGCCCAGTTTGCTATCGCTTTCTCAGCAATGGCAGTGGTCTGCATAAAGGTTTAGATGGCTTTATCTTTGTGTCACTCGGTGGCTTGGTACTGATCCATATTCTGCCCGAGCTACTGGAACACGGTGGCATTCTGGCAATCGCCTTTGTGGTATTGGGCTTATGGGGGCCAACGGCCAGTGAAAAACTGTTTCATCGCTACTCAGATCTTACCCACAAATTAACCCTAATTTTCGGTATCTCCGGCTTATTGCTACACACCATCACCGATGGTGGTGCATTAGTGCTGGCACAACAAGGCCAAGGCACGGCGCTGCTGGCGCTTGGTGTGATCCTGCATCGTCTGCCTGTGGGATTAGCGATTTGGTATCTGCTCACACCGCAAGCAGGTCGCCGCTGGGCGATTGTGGTGCTGGGGTTGATGATTCTGCTCACTACATTCGGCTATGTGGCTGGTGAGCAGTTATTGAATCATTTGAGCCTCGACAATACCGTGTATTTACAAGCCTTTGTCACTGGTTCAATTCTGCACGTGGTGATGCATCAACCTCATGCTGATACACCGCTAGACAGCACCAGCCGTTACGAGCTGCACGCAGGGATTGGCAGCTTGCTCGGTATTGGCTTATTGGCATTGCTGCTGTTCACCGAAAACGATGCAGCCGGGCATCACCACCACGAACATAACGATCTGTTTGACTGGCTACTAAGCCTAGCACCCGCCTTACTGCTGATGTTTGTCTTGGCCGCCTGTCGCCGCGTTATCGGATTTTCTAAGTCGCGCCAAACCGGTTGGTTGCGGCAGATGTTGCGTCAAGCCGCACCTGAGATGTGGATATTTGCGATTTTGCTGCTCGGTCCTGCCTACGGGATGATTTTGCTGCTGTTTTCGATGATCAACGCTTGGCTCATCTCCTTCAATCAGCCGCAATCCGGTGATGTGGCAGCCAGTTCAGCCAATTTGATGTCTGATGTTGAACGCTGCGCGCCGTGGATCTTATTGAGCTTGCTGCTGGCCAACCTGATTGGTCATCCATCATTGCCACTGTCAGCCGATTGGGCGCAAGTGCTGTTGCTGATCGCGATTTTTTCGCTGCTCCCCTTTAGTGTGCCGGGCGCAATTGTATTAGCCATGGGCTTGGGCTCAAGTGAGTGGAGTGCCCCCGCAGTTGTGTTCTGCTTGCTGGCGCCGTTAATCCGCGGCCAGATCAGCATGAAAGTAGCCTATTGGAAAATTGCCACTGCCTCAGCATTAAGCTTAGCCGCGCTGGTAATAGTGCATTTTTGGCAACCTCCGACCGTGCAAGTACTGCACTACCCGCAGCCAGTTGAATTTGCAGCGCTGATCGCCACCGCGCTGCTGTTTGCGATAGGTTTGTTGCGCTTGGGTCCACGTAAGTTTTTAGGGCGATTAAAACCCAATATGCCAGCATTGGCGGGTCATCATCACCAACATGCCCATTCCTCACATCAGCACGAACATTCTCACCATCATCAGCATAGTGAACATCATCACTAA
- a CDS encoding mechanosensitive ion channel family protein, whose translation MDQDLRVMVSSWLAQLGIDSKPTGWLSSFLLVFAVVALASLVYFILRRVVVGTMNLMVLRSKVSWDDIFVRHRVFEKLSMIVPIMLLNLLIPLALSAHQIAEKIADKLLTVWLIFAIVRAVYATLDAINEISDVKLVSRRIPIKSFVQLFKLFLFFVSAIVSVSIMADQSPVYFLSGLGVATGLVMLVFKDTILGFVAGIQLAANRMVSPGDWIQMDKYGADGAVEEVSLITVKVRNWDHTLTMIPAYALVSDAFKNWRGMSESGGRRIKRAINIDINTIHFLTEADYQHLSKINYLKEYLPRKTTEIMVSNATVSDMDSVVNGRRLTNVGTFRAYLVEYLKHHEKVHQQMTLMVRQLAPTTEGLPLELYIFTNDTRWVMYEEIQSDIFDHIFAILPEFGLRAFQAPTGEDVRSLKGSQLLS comes from the coding sequence GTGGATCAAGACTTACGGGTGATGGTGTCGAGTTGGTTAGCGCAGCTAGGCATTGACAGTAAACCCACAGGGTGGTTGTCGTCGTTTCTTTTAGTTTTTGCTGTGGTGGCGTTGGCTTCACTGGTGTATTTCATCCTCCGCCGGGTAGTGGTGGGCACCATGAATCTGATGGTGCTGCGCTCGAAAGTTAGCTGGGACGATATTTTTGTGCGTCATCGCGTGTTTGAAAAACTGTCGATGATCGTGCCCATCATGCTGCTTAATCTGTTGATCCCCTTGGCACTGAGCGCGCATCAGATTGCCGAGAAAATTGCCGACAAGTTGCTTACCGTGTGGTTAATCTTCGCCATTGTGCGTGCGGTGTATGCCACCCTCGATGCAATCAATGAGATTTCAGACGTCAAATTAGTTAGCCGTCGCATTCCTATCAAAAGCTTTGTACAGCTGTTTAAACTGTTTCTGTTTTTTGTCTCTGCCATCGTGTCGGTGTCGATTATGGCCGATCAGTCGCCGGTGTACTTCCTCAGTGGCTTAGGTGTGGCAACCGGTTTGGTGATGTTGGTGTTCAAAGACACCATCCTTGGTTTTGTCGCTGGAATTCAGTTGGCGGCCAACCGCATGGTCAGCCCCGGCGACTGGATCCAGATGGACAAGTATGGCGCTGATGGTGCGGTGGAAGAGGTATCGCTGATCACCGTGAAAGTGCGTAACTGGGACCACACCTTAACGATGATCCCCGCCTACGCCTTGGTGTCGGATGCCTTTAAAAACTGGCGCGGCATGTCGGAATCTGGTGGCCGTCGTATCAAACGAGCAATCAATATTGATATCAACACCATCCATTTTCTGACTGAGGCTGACTATCAACACTTGTCGAAAATCAACTACTTAAAAGAGTACCTGCCGCGTAAAACCACCGAAATCATGGTATCTAATGCCACTGTGTCAGATATGGACAGTGTGGTGAATGGCCGGCGCTTAACCAATGTGGGCACGTTTCGCGCCTATCTGGTGGAGTACCTGAAACACCACGAGAAAGTGCATCAACAGATGACGTTGATGGTGCGTCAGTTGGCGCCAACCACCGAAGGCTTACCATTGGAGTTGTATATCTTTACCAATGATACGCGTTGGGTGATGTACGAAGAGATCCAATCCGATATCTTTGACCATATCTTTGCCATTCTGCCTGAGTTTGGCTTGCGTGCCTTTCAAGCACCGACCGGTGAAGATGTGCGCAGCCTCAAAGGCAGTCAGCTATTGTCTTAA
- the mutM gene encoding bifunctional DNA-formamidopyrimidine glycosylase/DNA-(apurinic or apyrimidinic site) lyase — protein sequence MPELPEVEVTRQGVEPWLVGQQVTALIVRNPSLRWPVPDVAQQIVGQTIRAVRRRAKYLLIDTDAGTTIVHLGMSGSLRIVHARTEIAKHDHIDLVLASGRIMRFNDPRRFGAWLWCELPEQAHPLLAKLGPEPLSEAFNLDYLALALAGKSKAIKLCLMDNAIVVGVGNIYANEALFATGIHPQRPAGKLVHKQLAELVPAIKAILAQAITQGGTTLKDFTNAEGKPGYFAQKLHVYGRGGQACDRCGCLLNEIRLGQRTTVFCPVCQPK from the coding sequence ATGCCTGAATTACCCGAAGTCGAAGTGACCCGCCAAGGGGTTGAACCTTGGTTAGTGGGTCAGCAAGTCACCGCATTAATTGTCCGCAACCCCTCGTTACGCTGGCCAGTGCCTGACGTAGCGCAGCAGATTGTCGGTCAAACTATTCGCGCCGTGCGTCGTCGCGCCAAATATCTACTGATTGATACCGATGCCGGTACGACGATCGTGCATTTAGGGATGTCTGGCAGTTTACGCATTGTTCATGCGCGCACTGAGATTGCGAAACACGATCATATCGACCTCGTGCTGGCAAGTGGCCGCATTATGCGATTTAACGATCCTCGTCGCTTTGGCGCTTGGTTGTGGTGTGAATTGCCAGAACAAGCCCATCCACTGTTAGCCAAGCTTGGGCCTGAGCCATTAAGTGAGGCGTTTAATCTCGACTATTTAGCACTGGCTTTAGCTGGCAAATCCAAGGCGATAAAACTGTGCTTGATGGATAACGCGATTGTGGTTGGCGTGGGGAATATCTACGCTAATGAGGCGTTATTTGCTACTGGCATTCATCCGCAACGCCCAGCGGGTAAGCTGGTTCACAAGCAGTTGGCTGAACTCGTGCCCGCGATAAAAGCGATTTTGGCACAGGCGATTACTCAAGGCGGCACTACCTTAAAAGACTTTACCAATGCTGAGGGTAAGCCGGGTTACTTTGCCCAAAAACTGCATGTTTATGGTCGCGGCGGGCAAGCGTGTGATCGCTGTGGTTGTTTGCTCAATGAGATCCGCCTAGGGCAGCGCACCACCGTCTTTTGCCCGGTTTGCCAACCTAAATGA
- a CDS encoding bifunctional molybdopterin-guanine dinucleotide biosynthesis adaptor protein MobB/molybdopterin molybdotransferase MoeA — protein MSTAFINPLSIPVLGFCAYSGTGKTTLLKQLIPTLNQRGLRLAVLKHAHHNFDVDIPGKDSYEMRKAGARQMLVASHVRWALMTEDAVDGDPDLIHLLQQLEQDKIDLVLVEGFKKLALPKIELHREAVGKPLIFDQDPNVLAIACCADTQLPSDISIAQLDINNVAQIADYVEQYAKNYQAKPQVRPLPLQALSSSGAFLSVRQGLENILNQVTAVTDTETVSLDDAENRVLAADAISPVDVPQHTNSAMDGFAFCGAEPLPEVFEVVGEVRAGYQYQGTLQAGQAVRIMTGAPVPAGADTVQPRENAQEHDGLMTLDSKIKVGQNVRLAGEDIAKGAVALAAGSRLGAAEQGLLASLGFAEFAVTRRPVVAVFSSGDEVCQPGTELKTNCIYDSNRYTIKSMARRLGCEVIDLGIIEDSEAALTAALAGAAQRADMVISSGGVSVGNADYIKKVLAAIGEIHFWRIDMRPGRPLAFGKINDALFFGLPGNPVAAMVAFLMFVQPALRKLAGEQDWQPTLLPAVADETFRSRSGRTEFNRGIAALGTDGKLHVSSTGAQGSGMLSSMVKANCLVIVGEEDERIDAGELVYILPFAELL, from the coding sequence ATGAGCACTGCCTTCATCAATCCGTTGTCCATTCCGGTATTGGGTTTTTGTGCCTACAGCGGCACGGGCAAAACCACACTGCTCAAGCAGTTGATCCCAACCTTGAATCAACGCGGGTTGCGTTTAGCGGTGCTGAAGCATGCGCATCATAACTTTGATGTGGATATTCCCGGCAAAGACAGCTACGAAATGCGTAAAGCCGGCGCACGGCAGATGTTGGTAGCATCCCATGTGCGTTGGGCGTTGATGACCGAAGATGCGGTGGACGGCGATCCCGATTTAATCCATCTGCTGCAGCAACTCGAGCAAGATAAAATCGATTTGGTGTTGGTGGAAGGCTTTAAAAAACTGGCCTTACCCAAGATTGAGCTACACCGTGAAGCGGTAGGTAAGCCGCTGATTTTCGACCAAGACCCGAATGTATTGGCGATTGCCTGTTGCGCTGATACTCAATTGCCAAGCGATATAAGCATTGCGCAATTAGATATTAACAACGTGGCGCAGATTGCCGATTACGTTGAGCAATATGCCAAAAATTACCAAGCCAAACCGCAAGTGCGCCCACTGCCATTGCAGGCGTTAAGCTCATCCGGAGCATTTTTATCGGTGCGCCAAGGCTTGGAAAACATTCTAAACCAAGTGACTGCCGTAACTGACACCGAAACCGTCAGTCTCGATGACGCTGAAAATCGTGTGCTCGCCGCCGATGCGATCTCACCGGTGGATGTGCCGCAGCACACCAATTCGGCTATGGATGGTTTTGCCTTTTGTGGCGCTGAGCCGTTGCCTGAGGTATTTGAGGTCGTCGGTGAAGTGCGTGCTGGTTATCAATATCAAGGCACCCTGCAAGCAGGCCAAGCCGTGCGCATTATGACCGGTGCGCCAGTGCCCGCGGGCGCCGATACCGTGCAACCGCGTGAGAATGCCCAAGAACACGATGGCCTCATGACCTTAGATAGCAAGATCAAAGTGGGGCAAAACGTGCGTTTGGCGGGCGAAGATATTGCCAAAGGCGCGGTGGCATTAGCGGCCGGCAGCCGTCTAGGGGCTGCGGAGCAAGGTTTGCTGGCATCGCTTGGTTTTGCTGAGTTTGCGGTGACACGTCGCCCGGTGGTGGCGGTGTTCTCTTCCGGTGACGAGGTGTGCCAGCCGGGCACTGAGCTAAAGACCAACTGCATCTATGATTCAAACCGTTACACTATTAAATCGATGGCACGCCGTTTAGGCTGTGAGGTGATCGATTTAGGCATTATTGAAGATTCTGAAGCGGCGCTGACGGCAGCCTTAGCGGGCGCTGCGCAACGGGCCGACATGGTGATCAGCTCAGGTGGTGTGTCAGTGGGTAATGCTGACTACATCAAAAAAGTGCTCGCAGCGATTGGCGAAATCCACTTCTGGCGCATTGATATGCGCCCAGGGCGGCCGTTGGCCTTTGGCAAAATTAACGATGCACTGTTCTTTGGCCTGCCCGGTAACCCGGTAGCGGCGATGGTGGCATTTTTGATGTTTGTCCAACCGGCACTGCGTAAGTTAGCTGGCGAACAAGATTGGCAGCCAACCCTGTTGCCCGCAGTTGCGGATGAAACATTCCGTAGCCGTAGTGGCCGGACTGAATTTAACCGTGGCATCGCCGCACTTGGCACCGATGGCAAGTTGCATGTGTCGTCGACCGGCGCCCAAGGCTCCGGCATGCTCAGCTCCATGGTAAAAGCCAACTGCTTAGTGATCGTTGGTGAAGAAGACGAACGTATTGATGCGGGTGAGTTGGTGTATATTTTGCCTTTTGCTGAGCTACTCTAA
- the mobA gene encoding molybdenum cofactor guanylyltransferase MobA: MSQQLEAVILAGGMARRMGGDDKGLVELLGQPMVAHVLARIAPQVAQIRINANRNQAQYAEFGYPVFADQQQGYLGPLSGMSSAMATSTAELILTVPCDCPLIPQDLAERMLAAFKAQDADLAVATDGEREQPVVLLLKRSLLPSMLAFLDSGRRRIDMWYADLKVAQVSFADQPNAFINVNTPEEKQQLADAIAQS, translated from the coding sequence ATGTCGCAACAATTAGAAGCCGTCATTCTCGCTGGGGGCATGGCGAGACGTATGGGCGGTGACGATAAAGGCTTGGTCGAATTGCTTGGCCAGCCGATGGTCGCGCATGTGCTGGCGCGCATTGCGCCACAAGTGGCGCAGATCCGCATTAATGCCAACCGTAATCAGGCGCAGTATGCTGAGTTTGGTTATCCGGTGTTTGCCGATCAGCAGCAGGGTTATCTTGGCCCGCTATCAGGTATGTCATCGGCCATGGCGACTTCAACTGCCGAGTTAATTCTCACCGTTCCTTGTGATTGCCCCCTTATTCCACAGGATTTAGCCGAACGGATGTTGGCTGCTTTCAAGGCTCAAGACGCCGATTTGGCCGTAGCCACCGATGGCGAGCGGGAACAACCCGTGGTGCTGTTACTTAAACGTTCGCTGCTGCCTTCAATGTTGGCATTCCTCGACAGTGGTCGCCGTCGCATTGATATGTGGTACGCCGATTTGAAGGTGGCGCAAGTCTCCTTTGCTGATCAGCCCAATGCCTTTATCAACGTCAACACGCCTGAAGAGAAACAACAATTAGCTGACGCTATCGCCCAAAGTTAA
- a CDS encoding ABC transporter ATP-binding protein, translated as MSGYHIHVQDLTMRFGERPLFNAPALDFKQGDVIYLEGDNGTGKTTLMKVLAGLVKPSSGTVTAANRQRSFSQPNPLLGYALYLHQHPYLFDGDVSYNLKLAQRYSKLPKAEQLQRLDAAIELSQLGHLLKSGAANLSGGERQRLALARTWLLKPQLLMLDEPISNMDRVSQQLVFAMIGELKKQGTGLLLSSHQDSALFGLCQQRWLIESQQIRVSEIRQPLAAGE; from the coding sequence ATGTCGGGTTACCATATTCACGTACAAGATCTCACCATGCGCTTTGGTGAGCGCCCGCTGTTTAACGCTCCCGCGTTAGATTTTAAGCAGGGTGATGTGATTTATCTGGAAGGTGATAACGGCACCGGCAAAACCACCTTAATGAAGGTATTGGCAGGGTTAGTCAAACCGAGCAGTGGCACGGTTACGGCGGCGAACCGGCAACGTAGTTTTTCGCAACCTAATCCATTACTCGGTTACGCGCTGTATTTGCATCAACATCCCTATCTATTTGACGGTGATGTGAGTTACAACCTCAAGTTGGCGCAGCGCTACAGCAAGCTGCCCAAAGCCGAACAGCTACAACGTTTAGATGCCGCGATTGAGCTCTCGCAGCTCGGTCATCTACTGAAATCAGGCGCCGCCAATCTATCGGGTGGCGAGCGACAAAGGTTAGCATTAGCACGTACTTGGTTATTAAAACCGCAGTTATTGATGCTGGATGAACCAATTTCTAATATGGACCGAGTTTCTCAACAGCTAGTGTTTGCTATGATAGGCGAATTGAAAAAACAGGGGACGGGATTGCTGCTCAGTAGCCATCAAGATTCCGCTCTGTTTGGCCTATGCCAGCAGCGTTGGTTGATTGAGTCACAGCAGATCCGTGTATCAGAGATTAGACAGCCGTTAGCGGCTGGAGAATAA
- a CDS encoding ABC transporter permease codes for MSEGWLVLLQQAFGLLFSLDPEVWSIISVSFAVSLSALLITLIPSIVLGFILAFTHFRGQWIITNLVQTLQSIPTVVIGLLAYLLLTRNGALGELHWLFTQPGMIIGQMMICAPVLVAMSQAAFTSADKRAWETCRTMGAGWFDAVWVICRELRVPLLMAVIAAFYRIVTEVGCSMMVGGNIAHVTRNIPTAIALETSKGDFAQAIALGLVLLILSLVLNFLLGTLRGGSRPRSH; via the coding sequence ATGTCTGAAGGCTGGTTAGTACTATTACAGCAGGCATTCGGCCTGCTGTTTTCTCTCGACCCAGAAGTGTGGTCGATCATTTCTGTTTCTTTCGCTGTGTCGCTCTCGGCACTGCTGATCACCCTAATCCCTTCAATTGTGCTCGGTTTCATTCTGGCGTTTACCCATTTCCGTGGTCAGTGGATTATTACTAACCTCGTCCAAACGCTGCAGTCGATTCCCACAGTGGTCATTGGGCTGCTGGCTTATCTGCTGTTAACTCGTAATGGTGCGCTTGGCGAATTACATTGGCTGTTTACTCAGCCTGGGATGATCATTGGTCAGATGATGATCTGCGCGCCGGTGCTGGTAGCCATGAGCCAAGCGGCATTTACCAGTGCCGACAAACGTGCGTGGGAAACCTGTCGCACCATGGGCGCAGGTTGGTTTGATGCGGTTTGGGTGATTTGTCGCGAGCTGCGAGTACCGTTGTTGATGGCGGTTATTGCCGCGTTTTATCGCATCGTGACTGAAGTTGGCTGCTCGATGATGGTAGGCGGTAATATTGCTCATGTGACTCGCAATATTCCCACGGCCATTGCCTTGGAAACCAGTAAAGGTGACTTTGCCCAAGCGATTGCGTTAGGGTTAGTACTGCTGATTTTATCCTTAGTACTTAACTTCCTGTTGGGCACGCTGCGTGGCGGCTCGCGTCCAAGGAGCCATTAG
- a CDS encoding substrate-binding domain-containing protein, giving the protein MLKMKKMMGYAVAAGMMFASSVYAQETVKLATTTSTDNSGLLGYLLPKFEAKTGYKVQVIATGTGKALKLGEQGDVDLVMTHAPKAEAKFVADGFGVEPRGIMENDFVVLGPKADPAKIRDSASAEEAFAKIAKSGAVFVSRGDDSGTNKKEVLIWKAADVKTDFAGYKSVGQGMGKTLLMASELQGYTLSDRGTYIAYQGKIDLVVDFDGGATLANPYQVILINSAKYPELNHAGARALADWLCSDEGQALINGFQVKGQQLFKATYKK; this is encoded by the coding sequence ATGCTTAAAATGAAAAAAATGATGGGCTACGCTGTTGCAGCAGGAATGATGTTCGCTTCCTCTGTTTATGCTCAAGAAACCGTGAAACTGGCGACTACCACCAGTACTGATAACTCAGGTTTGTTGGGGTATCTGCTGCCTAAATTTGAAGCCAAAACTGGCTACAAAGTACAGGTGATTGCGACAGGTACCGGTAAAGCGTTGAAGTTGGGTGAGCAAGGAGATGTGGATTTGGTGATGACGCACGCGCCAAAAGCAGAAGCCAAATTTGTGGCTGATGGTTTCGGTGTTGAACCTCGCGGCATCATGGAAAACGACTTTGTGGTATTGGGACCAAAAGCTGATCCAGCAAAAATTCGTGATAGTGCTTCAGCTGAAGAAGCGTTCGCTAAAATTGCAAAATCAGGTGCTGTATTCGTATCTCGTGGCGATGACTCAGGTACTAACAAGAAAGAAGTGCTGATTTGGAAAGCGGCTGACGTAAAAACTGACTTCGCCGGTTACAAATCAGTCGGCCAAGGCATGGGTAAAACTCTGCTGATGGCAAGTGAACTGCAAGGTTACACCCTGTCTGACCGCGGTACTTACATCGCATATCAAGGCAAAATCGACTTGGTGGTTGATTTCGATGGTGGTGCAACACTGGCAAACCCATACCAAGTGATTCTGATTAACTCTGCTAAGTATCCAGAGCTGAACCATGCTGGCGCGCGCGCGTTGGCTGATTGGTTGTGTTCTGATGAAGGTCAAGCGCTGATTAATGGCTTCCAAGTAAAAGGCCAGCAGCTGTTTAAAGCGACTTACAAAAAGTAA